The following are from one region of the Oscarella lobularis chromosome 3, ooOscLobu1.1, whole genome shotgun sequence genome:
- the LOC136184359 gene encoding neogenin-like: MNAPVQFGRLLALFFCTVVEISAVQGQGQESHQLGKRSPYEKIVQEGQPFRLLCIHRDISGWKKNGRPVQTQSRLQIIPMGPYKALDVSKAQLGDSGLYECIATGGRTASAWSVDVYQKGVLSIEGIDVRSGSVEVYAGLTVVLRCVGKLFAMLAWREGNEYVEHRARHDLRRSRIDSETRLAVLSIRDVQLSDAGRYDCIGYPEFHGPYSRESVDVKVLRPEPIRFTVTPSNVSAYEGERVIVYCSAAGRPSPSVHWARETKTGVRVSFAKIATPDGRLVFPSLSKENEGIYQCVAENALGKMSLRIRVSIRVADVHNMDVLLTHSPQSVLMTCNVSRTFSVAWLKDGKMIRDCNDSRLHFPAFDFGSALVIQAIGYADKGLYEARARVDGKLVYKYSVFLNIRGVPTPPRNVSVTFKCSTTLRSTLLSVSWLPPVFRGEDDEENLLYSIVVTTIEIRHLKITRRYKVESNATVAELKLEARCTSCTAIHFIEVYAVNSIGRSNAALPVATASESSTLLKRNCNRTISSIPVLKSYPGFQMKLKVADRSCLKSGQTHFVDALQSAIYDYAKAASEIAYRAQLVFEIVSNEFLNQFIIYSVPGRLDVDESIALIKALERPLRFDSGSGHAFKAKDLQECKFKVHDCNVFYAKGISRHRDCQIGGRKNRGCNVSSFVYQVKKFCELL, from the exons ATGAATGCTCCTGTACAGTTTGGGCGTTTGCTGGCCTTGTTCTTCTGCACCGTCGTGGAAATTTCTGCTGTTCAAGGTCAAG GACAAGAGAGCCACCAGCTTGGCAAGCGATCTCCTTATGAGAAAATCGTGCAGGAAGGCCAACCGTTTCGCCTGCTCTGCATCCATCGAGACATCTCGGGATGGAAAAAGAATGGACGGCCAGTTCAAACCCAGAGCCGATTGCAAATCATTCCCATGGGTCCATACAAAGCGCTGGACGTTTCGAAAGCCCAGCTCGGCGACAGCGGTCTCTACGAGTGCATAGCAACGGGCGGACGAACGGCGTCCGCTTGGTCCGTTGACGTGTATCAAAAAG GCGTTCTTTCGATTGAAGGGATCGACGTGCGCAGCGGATCGGTCGAGGTGTACGCCGGACTTACGGTCGTGCTACGATGCGTTGGTAAGCTTTTCGCCATGCTCGCCTGGAGAGAGGGCAACGAGTACGTCGAGCATCGAGCTCGTCACGATCTCAGGCGCTCTCGAATCGATTCCGAAACGCGACTCGCCGTTCTTTCCATTCGAGACGTTCAACTCTCCGACGCGGGAAGATACGATTGCATAGGCTATCCCGAATTCCACGGTCCTTATTCTCGGGAATCGGTCGACGTCAAGGTGCTTCGACCGGAGCCCATCCGATTTACCGTCACGCCGTCGAACGTGTCCGCCTACGAAGGAGAACGCGTTATTGTTTATTGTAGCGCCGCTGGAAGGCCATCGCCTTCGGTCCATTGGGCTAGGGAAACGAAGACTGGTGTGAGAGTTTCCTTTGCGAAGATAGCGACACCAGATGGACGGctcgtttttccttctctatctaaagagaacgaaggaaTTTATCAATGTGTGGCGGAGAATGCTCTCGGAAAGATGTCCTTGCGAATTCGAGTTTCCATTCGAGTTGCAG ACGTTCACAATATGGACGTTCTTCTTACCCACTCGCCTCAGTCCGTTCTTATGACCTGTAACGTAAGTCGAACGTTTTCCGTGGCCTGGCTCAAAGACGGCAAAATGATTCGCGACTGCAATGACAGTCGCCTGCACTTTCCTGCCTTCGACTTCGGTTCGGCTTTGGTGATTCAAGCCATTGGCTATGCAGACAAGGGCCTCTACGAAGCTCGTGCTCGTGTCGACGGAAAGCTGGTTTACAAGTACTCCGTATTTCTTAATATCAGAG GTGTTCCTACTCCTCCAAGAAACGTTAGTGTAACGTTCAAGTGCAGCACCACTCTAAGATCTACTCTGTTGTCTGTTTCTTGGCTGCCTCCTGTATTtcgcggcgaagacgacgaagaaaacctCCTCTATTCTATTGTAGTTACGACTATTGAAATACGACATCTGAAAATCACACGTCGATATAAAGTGGAGTCGAATGCAACGGTAGCTGAACTAAAACTAGAGGCAAGGTGCACGAGTTGCACAGCAATCCACTTCATTGAAGTCTACGCTGTCAATTCTATTGGAAGAAGCAACGCAGCTCTGCCAGTAGCAACGGCCAGTGAAAGTTCAA CTCTGCTAAAACGAAATTGTAACCGAACTATTTCATCGATCCCTGTACTGAAATCTTACCCAGGATTTCAAATGAAGCTCAAAGTGGCAGATCGGTCTTGTTTGAAG TCTGGTCAAACTCACTTTGTTGACGCACTGCAAAGTGCTATTTATGACTATGCAAAGGCGGCGTCTGAAATTGCCTATCGCGCCCAGCTGGTTTTTGAAATAGTTTCAAATGAGTTCCTGAatcagtttattatttactcTGTTCCTGGCCGGTTGGACGTTGACGAATCCATAGCCCTAATAAAAGCCCTTGAACGTCCTTTGAGGTTTGATTCCGGTAGCGGACACGCTTTCAAAGCGAAGGATCTTCAAGAGTGCAAATTTAAAGTTCACGATTGCAACGTTTTTTATGCCAAGGGAATAAGTCGCCACAGGGATTGTCAGATAGGAGGACGGAAGAATAGGGGTTGCAACGTCTCAAGCTTCGTCTAccaagtgaagaaattctGTGAGCTTCTATAG